The sequence below is a genomic window from Pempheris klunzingeri isolate RE-2024b chromosome 12, fPemKlu1.hap1, whole genome shotgun sequence.
TAGATTAATCAATTTTGAAAATAATCGTTGGCTATTTCCCCTCACTTCTCTCTCCCCACTCCCTCCCACCCCTGCAGATTTTTGGAGGTTTGGTGTGGATCCTGGTGGCATCGACTCATGTCATTCCACAAAACCCTCTGGGCTGGGTGATGTTCGTGTCCGTCTTCTGCTTCGTGGTGACAACGCTCTGGTTCTTCATTTTCCTCTGcggagccaatcagagcagcatCTGGCCCTCCCTGGTTAGACATACCCATCAATGGTTAACAGTGGatagacagatggatagatagatagatagatagatagatagatagatagatagatagatagatagatagatagatagatagatagatagatagatagatagatagatagatagatagtctCATGTTGAATGCTTGAGGTTAGGGCTCTGTACATTGTCTTCCACACCAAAACTGTTATGTATGCATGCAggggtgtccacatacttttggatATGTTgtgtaaatagaaaaataaatgcagaaagaaagaaagaaaaaaaaaaacgactgaCCGACAAACAGAAAGGTAGAGCCAGTATTCCAGCAAACGTTACCAGAAACAACGTAATGTTTACCAAAGACATCAGTTAGTCCTCATGCTGGAAGTCTTTCTGCCCACTTGTCTTTTCTGTCCCACCCTCACtaactccccctcctccccccgtcCCTCTGCCTGCAGGATGTGGGTTATCATTTTTTGGCGGTGCTTTTCTACCTCAGCGCTTCGGTGGATCTGGCGTTTGTAACCATACAGGCAGCTTCATTTCTGAAACTAGATCCTTCTGCTGATATACTCAAAGTGTACCGACTGGACATTTCTGCAGTGGTatgttaaacacacatacacacacacacacacacacacacacacacacacacacacacacacacacagatcctaCCAATTTGACTAAGAGGATTGAGGGTATAATCTCATTTTGCAGCCCTAATGCAATCATCTGTGGATATTCAAATCAAAATGcatctttgtgtctctctgccttgtgtgtctgtgtgtgttttcaggtgatGTCCTATGTGGCCACTTTTTTCTACTTCCTCCATGCCATTTTCTCAGCCATCAGATGGAAAAGTTCCTAATAAATCAAAACACCGACCCAGCAACAAACCAAGAACAAGAagaccaaaaagaaaagaaaagaagtaaCCAGCTgacctgtcatttgttttttttttacttttttcaattTAGATTCTAGTAATTTGCTTTTAAACGGAAGTCACAaatcatgaatgaatgagtggaaaaacaaacacgttattaataaattactttttCATTGGTTTGATTTGTGAGGCAGGCCTGCAAATTATTGACCCACAATTTACTCTTTTCTTAATCAAAGAGGCTGCAAGTGAAATGAAGCTGATGAAGTTAAATTTTGTTTGTCAGAAAGAAATGTTGTGTAAGGAAGGTGGAGGAGTGTAAATAACTAATGAAACCACAGACGGAATTAAATATTTAGGGGCAGGTATTATGATATCTAAGATACATTTCTGAGGACATCCAAAAAatttgtttgtgctttatttctAATTGTGAGGTAGAAAGTAGTTCCCATAAAAGTTGATCTTGATGCTTTTTCTGaagactgtgactgtgataaTGTTGCTGAATTTTTCAATGCTAAGATTTTAATGCTGTGAGTGCCACAAAAGTAATCTCTATTGTATTGAAGGCAGATTTTTAAGAGCTTTAtctcaaaacctggacaaataaaacaaaaaactatcttttagtcacattttaaAGGTTAA
It includes:
- the LOC139210660 gene encoding myelin and lymphocyte protein-like; this encodes MASTTSGDVLPSGGRIFISFPDALFIPEFIFGGLVWILVASTHVIPQNPLGWVMFVSVFCFVVTTLWFFIFLCGANQSSIWPSLDVGYHFLAVLFYLSASVDLAFVTIQAASFLKLDPSADILKVYRLDISAVVMSYVATFFYFLHAIFSAIRWKSS